In a genomic window of Acidobacteriota bacterium:
- a CDS encoding helix-turn-helix domain-containing protein, with product MALCGVKFKAHPTHEQKRVLSQWMGAGRFIYNAKVAEHEYFRTFKAHSLALVGVPVPVDQCYSQFKTEMTAWLKDIPSQVLRNAAYRWREAYQRYVAGLAERPVRKRKGNRDSVWLTSELFELKPKTDDQTGDVIGYQLLIGTKTNQIGELSFDARREFQSPHSITVSRRNGEYFVSFNYEDGQELATEEELQAEYRQMDEASLEPITVGLDRGVVIPVYPSEGEPFEFTPEQK from the coding sequence ATGGCACTGTGTGGCGTCAAATTCAAGGCGCATCCAACCCATGAGCAAAAACGAGTGTTATCGCAATGGATGGGCGCTGGGCGGTTTATCTACAACGCGAAGGTGGCGGAACACGAGTATTTCCGGACGTTCAAGGCGCACAGCCTGGCGCTGGTCGGGGTGCCGGTGCCGGTGGACCAGTGCTATTCCCAGTTCAAAACGGAAATGACGGCCTGGCTTAAAGACATCCCGAGCCAGGTGCTGCGGAATGCGGCGTATCGGTGGCGGGAAGCCTACCAGCGATACGTGGCGGGACTGGCGGAGAGACCGGTCAGGAAACGGAAAGGCAACCGGGATTCAGTCTGGCTGACGAGCGAATTATTTGAGTTGAAACCGAAAACGGATGACCAAACCGGAGACGTGATTGGGTACCAACTGCTGATTGGAACAAAGACCAATCAGATTGGAGAGCTGAGTTTTGACGCCCGGCGGGAGTTTCAATCACCACATTCAATCACGGTGTCACGTCGGAATGGTGAGTATTTCGTGTCATTCAATTATGAGGATGGCCAGGAACTGGCGACGGAAGAAGAACTCCAGGCCGAATACCGCCAGATGGACGAAGCAAGCCTGGAACCCATCACGGTTGGACTGGATCGCGGAGTCGTGATTCCAGTCTATCCATCGGAAGGTGAACCATTTGAGTTTACCCCGGAACAAAAGCA
- a CDS encoding CHAT domain-containing protein, whose translation MLAHLKTIIARGIISWVLLSGSGHSSASSSLQISQFQTLSPGQKHTYPLTLEANDFLNLVVEQKGIDVVVRLVGLDGKILIEVDSPNGTQGPEPLAFIAELAGDYTLEVESPAKTGSPGAYKIILDPFRPATDQDRSRLEINMLLAKIQTLSLAGDDDDALPLAIEALEKSEKTFGENHVLTAESLQHLARIYQNKGAYAQAEPLSLRSLAIREKMLGAEHPDVANSLNNLAGLYYLKGEYNRAEVLFERSLAIREKRLGSDHPLLAVGLNNLASVYKAKGEYPKAESMYLKSLAVREKATGVDQLEVAQTLNNLALVYEILGDYTKAEPLHLKSLAIREKILGPHHRSVAVSLNNLAEFYRRKGDDTRAEPLYLRSLAIWEKTLGPDHPDLAFSLNNLASLYETRGDYTKAEPLYLRAFAIRENVLGPDHPDVAQSHNNLAGLYQTKGDYSKAEPLYLKALAIREKALGANHPEVAQSLNNLANLAEVTGDFTKAESLYLKSVAIWKQTLGGNHPNIAQSFNNLARLYQTKGDTAQAIRFLTECNEATERDLMRNLIAGSENQKALYLKQTGARTDQTISLHVQAAPQDKDALQAALTVILRRKGRALDAMASAIAVLRNRKDEPTQKLLDTYASLASQISVLTLQGPGQKNLETYLADIQALEVHKDQLETEISRRSAEFQAQTTPITLEAIRELIPANASLVEYAIYRPFNPKTAQYGGFQYVAYVFDQKGVIQFVDLGEAEPIDKAVVAFRMMVRGTSTRFSKDAASAAQELDRLVMQPVRNLIGSATHLLISPDGTLNLIPFSALVDPQGKFLVENYTVTYLTSGRDLLRLKVKLPAQEPPVIIANPNYGNGAGPILAGHPLAPLPQLPETAKEGKNIQTLLKRAGFVSGRKATEHFVKSIRRPEVLHIATHGYFLEDARKERTTEATRDLRLQTVGDLESWRIANPLLRSWLFFSGANRGGQADNDGTMTALEAAQLDLWGTKLVVLSACETGVGEAKNGDGVFGLRRALVLAGSESQMMSLWAVSDQATRELMVDYYTWLKNGEGRSEALRNVQLKMLKNPKYQHPFYWAAFIQSGEWANLDGVRK comes from the coding sequence ATGTTGGCTCACCTCAAAACAATCATCGCACGTGGTATTATAAGTTGGGTTCTGCTTTCTGGCTCAGGCCACAGCAGTGCTTCTTCATCCCTCCAAATCTCTCAGTTTCAAACTCTCAGCCCCGGCCAAAAACATACCTATCCGCTCACGCTCGAAGCCAACGACTTTCTCAACCTGGTTGTGGAACAAAAAGGAATTGACGTGGTAGTGCGCCTTGTCGGGCTGGATGGAAAAATACTGATTGAAGTTGACAGCCCCAATGGCACCCAGGGACCGGAACCGCTTGCGTTCATTGCCGAACTGGCTGGTGACTACACCCTGGAAGTCGAATCACCAGCCAAAACCGGCTCACCGGGAGCATACAAAATAATTCTGGATCCGTTTCGCCCCGCCACGGACCAGGATCGCTCACGGCTTGAAATCAACATGCTCCTGGCAAAAATCCAAACCCTTTCGCTGGCAGGTGACGACGATGATGCCCTGCCACTGGCAATTGAAGCACTTGAGAAAAGTGAAAAAACTTTTGGTGAAAACCATGTCCTCACCGCTGAAAGTCTTCAGCACCTCGCACGGATCTATCAAAACAAAGGGGCTTACGCTCAGGCGGAACCACTCTCTTTGAGATCGCTGGCCATTCGGGAAAAAATGCTCGGCGCTGAGCATCCGGACGTGGCCAACAGTCTGAACAATCTGGCCGGGCTCTATTATTTGAAAGGAGAATACAATCGAGCGGAGGTCCTGTTTGAACGGTCGCTGGCAATTCGGGAAAAAAGACTGGGAAGCGATCACCCACTGCTGGCCGTGGGCCTCAATAATCTGGCTTCGGTTTACAAGGCCAAAGGCGAATATCCAAAAGCTGAGTCAATGTATTTGAAGTCACTGGCGGTTCGGGAGAAGGCGACTGGGGTTGATCAGTTGGAAGTTGCCCAAACGCTCAACAATCTGGCTTTGGTTTATGAAATCCTGGGTGATTACACCAAAGCCGAACCACTCCATCTGAAATCGCTGGCGATCCGGGAGAAAATCTTGGGACCTCATCACCGGAGTGTCGCGGTGAGTCTCAACAATCTCGCTGAGTTCTACCGAAGGAAAGGTGATGACACCAGAGCTGAGCCGCTCTACCTGAGATCACTGGCCATCTGGGAGAAAACATTAGGCCCCGACCATCCAGACCTGGCTTTCAGCCTCAACAACCTGGCCAGTCTCTATGAAACCCGAGGCGATTACACCAAAGCCGAACCGCTGTATCTGAGAGCGTTCGCCATCCGCGAGAACGTGCTGGGCCCAGATCACCCTGATGTCGCTCAAAGCCATAACAATCTGGCCGGGCTGTATCAAACCAAAGGTGATTATTCAAAAGCCGAACCGCTGTATCTGAAAGCACTGGCAATTCGAGAAAAAGCACTGGGTGCCAATCACCCGGAAGTTGCCCAAAGCCTCAACAATCTCGCGAATCTGGCTGAGGTCACCGGTGATTTTACCAAAGCGGAATCCCTGTATTTAAAATCGGTGGCCATTTGGAAGCAAACACTGGGTGGAAATCACCCCAACATTGCCCAAAGTTTCAATAATCTGGCACGGCTCTATCAAACCAAAGGCGACACCGCTCAGGCCATTCGGTTTCTGACCGAGTGTAATGAGGCAACCGAGCGTGACCTCATGCGGAATCTGATCGCCGGTTCTGAAAATCAGAAAGCGCTCTACCTGAAGCAAACCGGCGCCCGGACAGATCAGACGATTTCACTTCACGTCCAGGCGGCACCACAGGATAAGGACGCCTTGCAGGCGGCACTAACCGTCATCTTGCGGCGGAAAGGACGGGCGCTGGATGCGATGGCCAGTGCTATCGCGGTGTTAAGAAATCGAAAAGACGAACCAACCCAAAAGTTGCTGGACACGTATGCAAGTCTGGCCAGCCAAATTTCAGTCCTCACTCTTCAAGGTCCTGGCCAAAAGAATCTGGAAACGTACCTGGCCGACATCCAGGCATTGGAAGTACACAAAGATCAACTTGAAACCGAAATCAGCCGCCGGTCAGCGGAATTTCAGGCACAGACAACGCCGATTACCCTGGAGGCGATCCGGGAGTTGATTCCCGCCAATGCCAGTCTGGTCGAATATGCGATTTATCGCCCGTTCAACCCAAAAACCGCCCAGTACGGCGGCTTCCAATATGTAGCCTATGTATTTGATCAGAAGGGAGTTATCCAGTTTGTTGATTTAGGTGAAGCCGAGCCGATTGACAAAGCCGTGGTTGCTTTCCGCATGATGGTGCGCGGCACATCAACCCGTTTTTCAAAAGATGCAGCCTCAGCGGCGCAGGAACTTGACCGACTCGTCATGCAGCCAGTGCGAAACCTGATCGGGTCAGCCACTCACTTGCTGATTTCACCGGATGGAACCTTAAATCTCATTCCCTTTTCAGCCCTGGTTGATCCCCAGGGGAAGTTTCTGGTTGAAAACTATACTGTGACCTATCTTACCAGCGGACGTGACCTGCTCCGGCTCAAGGTCAAACTTCCGGCTCAGGAACCGCCGGTCATCATTGCCAACCCCAATTATGGGAACGGCGCCGGACCGATCCTGGCGGGTCACCCACTTGCCCCCTTGCCACAGCTACCTGAAACAGCCAAAGAAGGAAAGAACATCCAGACCCTTTTGAAAAGAGCCGGCTTTGTCTCTGGACGCAAGGCGACTGAACACTTCGTCAAATCCATTCGGCGACCCGAAGTGCTCCACATTGCGACCCACGGCTATTTTCTGGAGGACGCCCGCAAAGAACGAACCACTGAGGCAACCCGAGATTTAAGACTTCAAACCGTGGGAGATCTTGAAAGCTGGCGGATTGCCAACCCACTCTTGCGGTCATGGTTGTTCTTTAGCGGTGCCAATCGGGGTGGACAGGCCGACAATGATGGCACCATGACCGCGCTCGAAGCCGCCCAACTCGACTTGTGGGGCACCAAACTGGTCGTGCTCTCAGCCTGTGAAACCGGAGTTGGAGAAGCCAAAAACGGGGATGGCGTCTTCGGCTTGCGTCGCGCCCTCGTCCTGGCCGGGAGCGAAAGCCAGATGATGAGCCTCTGGGCGGTGTCAGATCAGGCAACACGCGAATTGATGGTTGACTACTATACCTGGCTCAAAAATGGCGAAGGCCGCTCTGAAGCTCTGCGTAATGTGCAACTCAAAATGCTCAAAAATCCAAAGTACCAGCACCCGTTTTACTGGGCGGCATTTATTCAATCAGGTGAATGGGCCAATCTGGATGGAGTCAGAAAGTGA